The following proteins are encoded in a genomic region of Portunus trituberculatus isolate SZX2019 chromosome 13, ASM1759143v1, whole genome shotgun sequence:
- the LOC123503138 gene encoding alpha-(1,3)-fucosyltransferase C-like isoform X1, protein MKNARSLKLMVIYLCLLAFAILLVVFQSRHEYFLRWRNPIRNIFRMPKMKGVAGKEAERGERPNVTAATDRPLSLNKTHPPLKYILVWTVAYGNKTRGYAEGQSAFKKQHCKVDTCFLTGNRKLLPVNNFDAILFHLRSMNPTDLPAVRSPHQRWVFFEMESASYVYQNINVYNGLFNWTMTYRLDSDIQDRYGAVLPGHSPSPPASSSPYTPERNYAKGKTKMAAWFVSNCNAKSGRDDVVKKMKTLMKIDVYGGCGKLKCTKWGKECYALLDKHYKFYLSFENSLCTDYVTEKLFEILSRHDVVPVVFGLANYTYITPSHSVINVLDFPNVKALVNHLKYLDKNDTAYNEYFKWKAHYYSTNNWPGLCELCRKVHQDNTPKVYQNMKQWFQGQGGCRSINVPLQ, encoded by the exons ATGAAGAACGCGAGAAGCCTCAAGTTAATG GTGATCTACCTCTGCCTCCTGGCGTTCGCTATCCTTCTGGTCGTGTTTCAAAGTCGTCATGAGTACTTCCTACGCTGGAGGAATCCCATCAGGAATATCTTTAG GATGCCCAAGATGAAAGGAGTGGCGGGtaaagaggcagagagaggagagagaccaAACGTCACGGCGGCGACAGACAGACCGCTCTCCCTCAACAAGACGCATCCTCCTCTCAAATACATCCTAGTGTGGACTGTC GCGTACGGAAACAAGACGAGAGGATACGCAGAGGGCCAGAGCGCCTTCAAGAAACAACACTGCAAAGTGGACACTTGCTTCCTCACTGGGAATAGAAAATTGTTGCCTGTAAATAATTTCGACGCCATTCTATTCCACCTCCGCTCCATGAATCCCACTGATCTTCCCGCCGTGAG GTCTCCACATCAGCGGTGGGTGTTCTTTGAGATGGAGTCCGCCTCCTACGTGTACCAGAACATCAATGTGTACAATGGACTCTTCAACTGGACCATGACATACAGACTGGACTCCGATATTCAGGATAG ATACGGCGCCGTGTTACCGGgccactccccctccccccccgcctcctcctccccctacacACCAGAGAGGAACTACGCCAAAGGGAAGACAAAAATGGCGGCTTGGTTCGTCTCAAATTGTAATGCCAAATCGGGCAGAGACGATgtggtgaagaaaatgaagacactcatgaag ATTGACGTGTACGGCGGGTGTGGGAAGCTGAAGTGCACTAAGTGGGGTAAGGAGTGCTACGCCTTACTGGACAAACACTACAAGTTCTATCTCTCCTTTGAAAACTCTCTCTGCACTGACTATGTGACGGAGAAGCTGTTCGAGATTCTCAG CAGGCATGACGTGGTGCCGGTGGTGTTTGGGCTGGCTAACTACACCTACATCACTCCTTCGCATTCGGTTATCAACGTTCTAGACTTCCCCAATGTCAAGGCCCTCGTGAATCACCTCAAATACCTCGACAAAAACGATACTGCCTACAACGAGTATTTTAA gTGGAAGGCGCACTACTACTCCACCAATAACTGGCCGGGCCTTTGTGAGTTGTGCAGGAAGGTTCACCAAGACAACACTCCCAAGGTTTACCAGAACATGAAGCAATGGTTTCAGGGGCAGGGCGGCTGTCGGAGTATTAACGTCCCTCTACAGTGA
- the LOC123503138 gene encoding alpha-(1,3)-fucosyltransferase C-like isoform X2 → MKNARSLKLMVIYLCLLAFAILLVVFQSRHEYFLRWRNPIRNIFRMPKMKGVAGKEAERGERPNVTAATDRPLSLNKTHPPLKYILVWTVAYGNKTRGYAEGQSAFKKQHCKVDTCFLTGNRKLLPVNNFDAILFHLRSMNPTDLPAVRSPHQRWVFFEMESASYVYQNINVYNGLFNWTMTYRLDSDIQDRYGAVLPGHSPSPPASSSPYTPERNYAKGKTKMAAWFVSNCNAKSGRDDVVKKMKTLMKIDVYGGCGKLKCTKWGKECYALLDKHYKFYLSFENSLCTDYVTEKLFEILRHDVVPVVFGLANYTYITPSHSVINVLDFPNVKALVNHLKYLDKNDTAYNEYFKWKAHYYSTNNWPGLCELCRKVHQDNTPKVYQNMKQWFQGQGGCRSINVPLQ, encoded by the exons ATGAAGAACGCGAGAAGCCTCAAGTTAATG GTGATCTACCTCTGCCTCCTGGCGTTCGCTATCCTTCTGGTCGTGTTTCAAAGTCGTCATGAGTACTTCCTACGCTGGAGGAATCCCATCAGGAATATCTTTAG GATGCCCAAGATGAAAGGAGTGGCGGGtaaagaggcagagagaggagagagaccaAACGTCACGGCGGCGACAGACAGACCGCTCTCCCTCAACAAGACGCATCCTCCTCTCAAATACATCCTAGTGTGGACTGTC GCGTACGGAAACAAGACGAGAGGATACGCAGAGGGCCAGAGCGCCTTCAAGAAACAACACTGCAAAGTGGACACTTGCTTCCTCACTGGGAATAGAAAATTGTTGCCTGTAAATAATTTCGACGCCATTCTATTCCACCTCCGCTCCATGAATCCCACTGATCTTCCCGCCGTGAG GTCTCCACATCAGCGGTGGGTGTTCTTTGAGATGGAGTCCGCCTCCTACGTGTACCAGAACATCAATGTGTACAATGGACTCTTCAACTGGACCATGACATACAGACTGGACTCCGATATTCAGGATAG ATACGGCGCCGTGTTACCGGgccactccccctccccccccgcctcctcctccccctacacACCAGAGAGGAACTACGCCAAAGGGAAGACAAAAATGGCGGCTTGGTTCGTCTCAAATTGTAATGCCAAATCGGGCAGAGACGATgtggtgaagaaaatgaagacactcatgaag ATTGACGTGTACGGCGGGTGTGGGAAGCTGAAGTGCACTAAGTGGGGTAAGGAGTGCTACGCCTTACTGGACAAACACTACAAGTTCTATCTCTCCTTTGAAAACTCTCTCTGCACTGACTATGTGACGGAGAAGCTGTTCGAGATTCTCAG GCATGACGTGGTGCCGGTGGTGTTTGGGCTGGCTAACTACACCTACATCACTCCTTCGCATTCGGTTATCAACGTTCTAGACTTCCCCAATGTCAAGGCCCTCGTGAATCACCTCAAATACCTCGACAAAAACGATACTGCCTACAACGAGTATTTTAA gTGGAAGGCGCACTACTACTCCACCAATAACTGGCCGGGCCTTTGTGAGTTGTGCAGGAAGGTTCACCAAGACAACACTCCCAAGGTTTACCAGAACATGAAGCAATGGTTTCAGGGGCAGGGCGGCTGTCGGAGTATTAACGTCCCTCTACAGTGA